CAATAAGCGCCTGAAAATGACATAGaccaatgaaaaacaaaatggagCAACCCACAACCTCTGTAAATAGTaggagataataataataataatatataggaatgtactCTGAAGGAATTTGCCAAGGAAAGACCAAAGGAATCCATCAACACAAATGTGGAATGCaataatataatacatatatatatactttttgcAGTAAgtagaatatgaaataaatgtagctgaaacaaaaaaaacacataaaatcaGGGAATAAAGTAACAAAGTTtactaatcaaataattaagTAATTCAAGTAAATGTTCCATTTTTTCTATCCCGTACATTTCCATTACCTTATGTACATATGTAGCAAATTCATATCAACATATTTAGTTTTCAATTGTTGATTGGTCTTAAATGCATTATTtcaagaaacagaaaaaaaatcttaaattttccatttttatggTGCTAATTCACAATATGTATCACACCCAAAATGACTATCTAATACAGAATTCTAGGAAAATCCTATTTCCTTTATGAAAAGCATGATGCATGTAACTAAACATAATACTAAATCTATAAACTGGCCATGTGTCTAACAAATGCCCTCTACTCAGTGTATTTTCATGACTGCAAAATGGATAACATGGAGACACACCAAGCAATAACCCcttgatgaaaaacaaaatatatatatatactttccATTGATTCTAAatgtacatttcaatgaaatacaGAATTATTCTATAATCAAATTTATAACTGGGCATTTACATACGTGgaacataatatattttattttgtataaatttaATGAATAGCATTCATTGTTTGCAGTTAGTTCATTGACAGATGCATTGAAAAATCTTTTCAAAGTACATaatatacatttacatataCCCCTTCACCAGACTACACACCCATATATAGTTTTATACAACAATGTactaattaaaggtcaagtccaccccagcaaaatgttgatttgaataaatagagaaaaatcaaacaaacataacgctgaaaatttcatcaaaatcggacgtaaaataagaaagttatggcattttaaaatctcgcttatttttcacaaaacagtgatatgcacaactcagtgaaatgcaaatgagtcagtcgatgatgtccatcactcactatttgttttgttttttattgtttaaattgtacaatatttcattttttacagatttgaccagagggaccgacttgactgaaccatatagtattaaataatgctaattccacatgttcagggaggaattaatcactgtttcacttgacaatgagaaaattagaatatttcatataataaaatacaaaagaaatagtgagtggatgacatcatcagtctcctcatttgcgtacagaccaggatgtgcatataactgttttgtgaaattaagcgaaacttataactttcttattttacatccaattttgatgaaattttcagtgttatgcttgctggatttttctctttttattcaaatcattattttgttggggtggacttgtcctttaaatccaAGCAAGATGGTTAACTATTTGGTTGCTTTTAAATCTAACTCAAAACGTACGACTGGCACAGAtgtgaaagaaaataatcaaattggAATGAAGATCCATATCTTCCTAGTGGACGGTGGCTCAATTGACTAAAAATTGCACttagttacatgtatgattgtATCTCTAAACTATGATAAACTGTCAAAAAAtccaaataaatttgtaaaaactatgttttcattcatatacatgtaatagtcACACATTGATTAAGTTGCAGTGTTCTAAATCTCTGAAGTCCAGtcagaatattttcattttcaaatcattcTGATATAATCTTCTCTCTAAAAAGTACAGTAGTTCAGGCATACCTGTTTGAATATGTTGTGACATAACAAAAATGTCATTCTGTAAACCtgataattttttgttaaaatgtgtttttacaataaaataaaaagaataaaggcaCTGTTTAAAGCATTTGTGTGTTTGAGTTGATTTTGTATGAGGTGTGCTGTGTTTGGTAGGTTAACTTTTAAACATCCACAAAATCAAAGGCACTCTCTTCAATGACTTGATGTCAATATTAAAGCATCAAGATCTATTTCTAACTTCTCATTTAAACTCCCTGTACACCATATTTTATCTATTAGACCAAACCCAAAATACCAAATCACCAATGTACATATTTCAGAGTCTCTAGGTTCTATTACACCAACCCCAAACTAGCTCTAAAATTTGAAGGTCTGTGTCTccgattatgatgaaaataatgacccATCTCCTCACATGCCAAAACCCTGTATCTTTACAATCTATCTGAGTATATTTACACCTGCACCACTTTCCTTCATTAACAGCTATCACGAGTTGCGATGTTCAAAGTACATCGTATAATGTTACAAATGTGAGAGGTCATAATTCAAACgagaataatgatataatatctCTTAACTCTTACAAGGAGATTGAAAGTACATTTTAGGTgctttgttttataaaatgtcaTACAACTCAACTTGATTCATCTGCTGATATGGACTGGTCAACAATCACTAATCTCAACATATAACATCATATTCAGGACGTTAAGCCCAGTACAGCTATTATATTGCGTAGTTTCTTCTGAGCTGTTTTGTCACTTATAGCCACTAGAACACTATCATCACAAGTACTCTGACTCATAacaattatttgaatatttaggtgcaccaaaaaacaaaaagtacaatAATGCATGATACaagttatcattatttcttgggaaagaataaatacatttttaaggGAAAACATCAAATAGGTAAATCTTGCAAAATACCCTTTTAAGATAATTTCTTAGAATACATATGTAGAATTTTACCAGTTTTAAGGTTGATATGTGAATGATCTGTTAcattttaaaatacaatatgaTATTCTGTTAAAACATTTGTGTTGGACAGATTATTTTGCTTAGCTAAGATCTTTCCTTAAGTTGAAAATTTTATACTTTACTTTTAGGGGGAAAAATTTAAGCAGAATTCattcaaatgttcataattGCACCTAAGGCAATAGATTCTAGTTCTGCAGAGTTCAagatgaatgaagaaaaaaaatatatacctgcTTATAACtctgaaatatttgaattaagtCTCCACGGAGGGTGCTTTCAATCAAAGGTAAAATATGTCACTGAAATCATGAATTGAATACCACAGTGGaccaaatatttttatcaaaatcgaatcTAATTAAAAATTTTCAGACTTCAGTACTGAATTGAATACCAACCCTCATATTCGATGACAATACGAGTGGTAGTTGAAAGGTTTTATCACATGAGCCATAAGATTGAGGATTAAATGGAATAGGCAGGATTATCCTGAGTGATTTCATATTCTTGTTATAGTAGAATGAATAACAAATAAGGGTACACAATTGAATTGGATACCTGAACAGAGTTCAAAAGAAGGTAATGAGGTTTTGAATACACTGCTTAATTGAGATTTTAAgtaaatttttcaaaaagtaaatCTAAACTACAAATGTCACtgtgaagaaaaacaaatacagCATATGATGCATGTTGTCTAACATATCGACATAATGCATTTATGGACAATTAATAGCATGATCAGAATTAATCTCATGCTAACGATATTCCCTGGGCACCAGATGTACACGATTGGGGTTGACTATGTAAGCCAGAGTCTAATGAATTATCTTCATGTTTGGTTGGTACATGAACCACAAAATCATCAAGGCTCGTAACATGGGCATCCTCTTGACTGGACAAGCGGGACATTGGAAGGCTGCTAAGGCCCGAGTCTAGATTACCCAGCGAGTGGGGTTCGTTGAGTGTCTCGGAGACGGCTTGGGGGAAATCCCCATCATCACTGCTTTCACGATGAACATCCACCTGGTGCAACACGCTGCTACTCCTACTGCTACTACTCCTATCGTCACTCccaaaaggagaaaagaaatccGAAGCACTGGTCATCGCCTGTTTGTCATTCTCTGGGATTAGCTGGAAATCAAATCCTCCATCCTGTGAGTTCAGCTCAAAGTGATTGCTGACACCAGACCCCTCTGACGTAGGAGTGTCAGGATTACTTGAAATAGCCCGTCCATAATAGGATGCACCACATCTCTCTGTCATCATCCCAATGGCTCCCATCAAAGCCTGGCCTTCAGGCACACTCTCATACTTACTGACATTCGGCATCCTTCGATTTGATGTTGGGGTATACTGCTCTATCCCATTCAGAAGGAAGCAGAGTTGCTCAATTTCTGTCATCAAATTGAAGCGAGGCATACCTCTTAAGAGCTCTATATCATTCACCATTCttttactgaaataatcgcCAAAATACGCGACTACAAACTTGTGTAGCATTCCTGATTGAAGTCTCTCTGTACTGGTGATATGTTTCATCTGTATGAAGAGGTCTCCAAATGCATTTTCTCCCGGACTTCGGCTGTCTAGATTTGGGACAGCTTTCCTCTCCTGCTCCCATCGACGCTGCATCCCCTCTGAGCAAATAAAGAGCACCTTGAATGCTTGTCTGTTTTCTTCACTGAGCCATGTTTCAAGAGACAGCTTGTGTATTTCATTAATGTGCTGGGAGGGAACTATGGGAAGTAAACCTGCGTGGGTCTTGAGGAAGAtagcaaacttgtagacaacaTTACGATGTTCTTCCGTCTCTTCGGTAGAGATGATGAGAATCCTCTTGTCGGGCTGGTTGCTTGCACACTCAGCACTTTCCCACGCGTGCGCATCTGGGACTCTCTCATAGGGTCTTGGATCTTCAGGTGACTCTGTAAGGAAAGgtgaaacatgaataaaaaattactgacaaaagaaaatgacaagatttacattaaATATCTATGCAAACATGGCCCCCTAAATAGTCTGTGGATTCATTTAGAAATGTATAAATCATTTTATCCAAGAGAATTGCTTGAATCACTACGGGATCACACATTGTGAAGGCGGGGGTCAATTTGAACCAAGGCCAATGATACTGTTTTATGCCAATATTAGAAATACAAGAAAGTCATAAAATAGAATATCAGAGCAGATAACCTTGTGCAAGTGTATATTTGAAGGCACATAatacaatattcatttttgcTAGTAAAACAGGATAGGCTTTAATGATCAgatttttcgggggggggggggggagtggcaGATCAATAGACGGGATTGGTAGCTAGTTAGACACCCCCCACACAGATTTCATGTGATGTGTTCACAGCATGCAAATAATTTATCACAGTACTTCATGATTTTTTACTTAAAGGTCTTCCTTAAATGTAAGATATACCAAATTAATAATGTCTTGGCATGCAGATCCAATgttatgcaatttttttacatCTGACAAAAGttgctcaaaaacttgatttcatttcttaatTCTCAATATGAGTATTTCCACTATTGATTACCAAAATTCATTGTTATGTAATTTcacaataatttcataattaaaaacaaattcataataaaaaaaaaagtgaattcaAAAGTAGGAAAAATGAAAAGCAATGAATGGAACAACATAAACATGCAGAATGTTTATTTTCAGATTGAATTGTTTTTCTCCGCAAATATGGCATGAACACTACTTAAGTATATTCACACTGGAGAGGAAtggagtatttaaaaaaaaattacttcatGCATATATCATAGGTGAAATGGTACAACCAATGAAATTGCATTGTTAAAAAAACATGTAACAATCATGGGTATGTCAATCTGAgccaattttcatcaaaattgtttgGACAATGGCCCTGATTATGGGTGTTATATGCCATGTCTTCCCCTTACAGTTATTTCAAATAACACTGTATATGAAAGGTTAAATCCTCCCTCCTTtagaaatatgatatttgaaaGCCTAATTAGTGTTTGTTTTAAAATGGAAACTATTctacatgttttattttcccCAAAGATCATTTCAAGAACAGATCACTGAATTGCTAATGCACTAGTGAATATTCAATAATAACTTGCATCTGCCATATTTCAAGTTTGACAATAGTAGAAGCCATATGAAAGACAGGATAAACCCTTTTAAAATGGCTGTCCCTTTGCTTTTCTAACATAAACATGGCTGAATAAAAATGCAATTGGAAAAGCATAATATCTCAAGCTTGCTTGGAACTTTGAGCAAAGTAACCATCTTTTTACATGATAGGAATGTAAATCTAAAGATGCAATATCTCCAGCCATTTTTTACCTGGAAAACAAAGCTGTTGTTTTAGAGCATTCAATGTCCCTGCTTTATCTTCGCAGGGGCTCTATTTGGGCTTTAAATGAAGAATATGCCAAGTCAAGACTTTCAATTTAATCCACATCCTAAACAACACAAAATATGATCTAGTGATGAAGACAAACATGAATCATACATGGTTGTACATATAATGTCCATGTGCTGCATCTGGAagcaacttaaaaaaaagacaatgttcttcaaattggcaaacatacAGTCGTAAGAAATAAATGACTAAAACTATGATTCATGCAGTAATTGATTGCAATACCATCTAAGGAGATGAATGGCATTAAAATGGACAACAGAAAAACTTGATCCTGTTTTATATCAGACATGGATGTAACAGAAAGGTTAGATATTGACATCTAGTGAATTTTGTCTCACTTGGTTTACACTTTCAAATGTTTCTTTGACATCAAATATTGTCAAAAGTggaacaaataaatatatatgtactgAAATTACTGACCAATTTACACGATGAATAGAATTGGTATCTATGCAACAATGATCACCATGagattaggtggtttcagaccgcctcgaagatcgccagttccaggtattctctgatcgggaaatttaccccgatcagaaaataccaggtattttggcggtgtgaaagcaaactacacgtaatatccccgaaagaaaatacccgataaatagtaggtacttggcggggatttttccaaggtcgtgggtattttggcggtctgaaagcaaattacgggaacttttagcccagcgtgtcgttgggtgcggcgccgtgcatgggttgctgctgggctagtgattttgaatttcgcgccttgctgcttatcagaccatactgcgcatgctcgtaacttcaggaacttatcccgaagggtatgtttcagggcggtgtgaatgcaggaataattaatgggtatttttcagcctaaaaaagttctcgtaatttaacggggattcttgtgatcgaggcggtttgaaaccacctattctTATGGACAGCTCAACAAAAGTTGAACCTCTACAagaacaaaatatgacattCCTCTTAATATGAGCAATTGTTATCTGAAATATCTCACACTCAACATTGTAATTGAGCTTTTACTAAATATAAATAGCAATCATACAAATGTTAgtcatattgaaaaaataatgctGAGTAAAAATGAAACTACTTGTAGAAAGACAAACTAATGATCATATAGTTTAGGGTGAGCATGAGAAAAATTCATATGGGTAGGTTAGGAGCTTTTCATGTCTACATAGGTCAACAATTACATACATGCATGTAGGTTATTCAttaaattgcatttattctAGGAAGAACATTACAACTGGAATATTACACAAAACTATGTTAGGATAGATATTTTCCTCGAATTCACCCAGGAAAAGACCAAAGAGATAAATATTATTATAGATGCAGcctatataatatacaaattatgcACATAAGagcgtgcatgcagggccaaataatgaacgatgtgcaagaagagccaatggatataccgcacgcGGTGCGGTgtatccatttggcgagtcaAGCAGAGTttattatttaggtcctctatgcacaagaatgcgtgcattgtttgttttatacaaccccctcccccatgttactgagttgccctgaatgctataatttgatctaaattctagataattccagacctcgcactatcctgcaATCTGAGTTcaggatagtgcatttggtatgacgtcagagtgcagaatagtgcattttggatgcaatagtgcaatttGTTGAACATtatgtgatccgatttggaccattcagattacagaacattcttgggagttgtataattTCTACTGTTCACTATGACCATTGTTTACCCTCCTGCCTGCAAGGTTAGGTACAGATAATTTTAGACTGAGAAGGTgcattgaaagaaagaaaaaaaaactgatcaaTAAGAGATTAAAATGATAGTCAATCATTAAATCAATTAtaatttctgaagaaaaaaaaggagaagacaACGCTAtgatgtcaaatctatgattttggCCTTTCTTAGTTACCATGTTAATAGTGCTACTGGGGAAGGGGCACATTTATAGAAACTTATGCTGAAACGGTCAATACTTAGTTCACAAACTTTGGAGTTAGCTTTACCCCCATAATCCATTTAAAAAACAGGATGATTGTGTTGCGATTAATTTTTTACAGGCATAAACCCTCACTTTGTTGTTGAAATAAGTATCTTTTcaatcttgcccccccccccaacatttcTGTTGACTTAATTCAAACGTAATATCAAAGTGTCAATTAGGGTCTGAATTTTTAGACAGCTTATGGTGAGAAGGTATATGAATACATAACTTTGGTTGTAATGAAACATTGTTTTTAACAGAATGATTAcatttcatatatcaaaatatatgaatgaatcagaaaataaaatattggaaatcatAGAAAAGGGAATAAAAGATACCATATGTATGTAACTACCAAGACCATACAGATATTTGAGACTTATTGATAACATAAATGAAGAGAAGCCCCAGCATACAActgtgaaagaaaacaaaaaacatcACCCCAAACTCTTCTTTTCTtaatttataaagaaaaaaatattcaagttttattcaaatattgaaatcatttgataattttcctagtctggaaataacaaaaaaaaatccaatgagttgatttatataaatagagaaaatcagaGAAGCATACACCAAACACTCAAATacgatataaaaacaaaaaaagttatggcaCTTCCAAGATCTAATTACTTTAATGCTTACAAATTTTGTGACTGGATATCACACTAATGGACAAGACCCATTCtgtgtttagaaaaaaaagtgcaGATATTTTACTTTGATAGGGTACCCAATCtaaataaactttaatgttgattCACATttacccaataaaacatattttcatttacttatttatctattcatttatttatttatttacttacttaCTAACTTacttactttatttatttattcatttatttatctccATGTTTCATTTCTTATACCTCAAAGCAATATTAACATCATGTGTACTTGGTGAACAGGGTTTAACTAAAGAGTTAACTTTATAGTCAATGTTTGAAGAACATTATCTTGCTGGACTGTGTCTAAAGCAGACCTGTGGGGCATTTCTTCATTTCTTAAAAGGAAACACAAAGGGATAGATATAAGTTCCTTTTATTATTACTTGAATgcataattcttttttattcttaaaatcaAGAATATGCTCCAATTCACTTGGGTATATcacaaaaatcatataaacTGCATGTATCATGTGACTTGCAGTGTATTTATGCATCAGAAATAGAACTTTTGTAAGAGGAAAGTTTGCAAGAAAATATATGCAGAGTATGATGAATTACAAGTACTTTTGAGATAATGAAGTGACAGGTCACATGAAATGAAGTTTGAAGAAAGAAACATATTTTCTTCTGAAAAGAATGAATAACGGCATTTGGAAATATGAACAGTATTTATGAGATGAAATGTGCATTTTGCATGCATGATAAAAAAGAGAGCAATGCGATTGATTTATTATATGAACAGTAAATACAACGGAACTCCTATCAGATGAAATGAAGTCATCTTCATATCATACACTTCAAGAGGATATATTTCCCCTCTTTCTTTGTTAAAATAGACTCTATCCAAGAAATAAAACCAGATTGAATGGCATTAATATGTTTGTTCTTGATTTCCTGACTGCATTAGTTTTTATTgtgttgttttgtgttaaaTCAGTGTGTAATTTCAGAATCATTGatttataagtttttttttacttttctgtgATCCTTCCACTATTCTTAAATATTCTCACTTATgtcataatgtattttatttgaaatatttatatttcttgatTAGTATGCTTTTGATGAAGATTGTggtaaataaagtttcaattCAATATGAGAAAAGCCCACATAAACAATGGGTATTTAAAACAGTGCTTGTTTCTgtgtttcatatatattttgtttcgtTCATATAAAGCTCATAGGTCAGCCATCAAAGTTTTGAACTAAACTCATGGATACTTTCATTTGACTTTTTCTCTTCAATATAAGATTTTCTCAAAATCATTTTATGAGGTTGTATATTACAATAATGAGTAATGTATTCTGTGCAATACTTTGAGAAAAGTGAATGAACTATATCattgataacaataacaaataaCACGTACACATACCCACCTTAAAACATCAAAAGTCATGTTTGGGTGTGTGAATGCAATTTCAATACCATAAGTTTGCATCTTAATTCCTGCTTCACATGAATAATTACTAATAGGTATTCGt
This genomic interval from Lytechinus pictus isolate F3 Inbred chromosome 3, Lp3.0, whole genome shotgun sequence contains the following:
- the LOC129257594 gene encoding uncharacterized protein LOC129257594 isoform X1; amino-acid sequence: MPFFFLFVAENPCNSHPCGSLGACDLDGVQYYCNCTSTAIYNGITCITDPCHSNPCDKYSTCRHNEDFEPECYCTEGITCIVDECHVEELEHSNCITLATCEESSLDLSTGWKHHDCKCRYEVINGTNVTNVCPDGGCDERTCDENVNCNYIDMPGGIRYNCSCAPGYTFNTVGKCEKDQKPYLWMIVVVAVVLVVVALIVGFRYIIKSKPQETCGKKIPYSDDISTSPPEPNLNNHPHDESPEDPRPYERVPDAHAWESAECASNQPDKRILIISTEETEEHRNVVYKFAIFLKTHAGLLPIVPSQHINEIHKLSLETWLSEENRQAFKVLFICSEGMQRRWEQERKAVPNLDSRSPGENAFGDLFIQMKHITSTERLQSGMLHKFVVAYFGDYFSKRMVNDIELLRGMPRFNLMTEIEQLCFLLNGIEQYTPTSNRRMPNVSKYESVPEGQALMGAIGMMTERCGASYYGRAISSNPDTPTSEGSGVSNHFELNSQDGGFDFQLIPENDKQAMTSASDFFSPFGSDDRSSSSRSSSVLHQVDVHRESSDDGDFPQAVSETLNEPHSLGNLDSGLSSLPMSRLSSQEDAHVTSLDDFVVHVPTKHEDNSLDSGLHSQPQSCTSGAQGISLA
- the LOC129257594 gene encoding uncharacterized protein LOC129257594 isoform X2, translated to MPFFFLFVAENPCNSHPCGSLGACDLDGVQYYCNCTSTAIYNGITCITDPCHSNPCDKYSTCRHNEDFEPECYCTEGITCIVDECHVEELEHSNCITLATCEESSLDLSTGWKHHDCKCRYEVINGTNVTNVCPDGGCDERTCDENVNCNYIDMPGGIRYNCSCAPGYTFNTVGKCEKDQKPYLWMIVVVAVVLVVVALIVGFRYIIKSKPQETCGKKIPYSESPEDPRPYERVPDAHAWESAECASNQPDKRILIISTEETEEHRNVVYKFAIFLKTHAGLLPIVPSQHINEIHKLSLETWLSEENRQAFKVLFICSEGMQRRWEQERKAVPNLDSRSPGENAFGDLFIQMKHITSTERLQSGMLHKFVVAYFGDYFSKRMVNDIELLRGMPRFNLMTEIEQLCFLLNGIEQYTPTSNRRMPNVSKYESVPEGQALMGAIGMMTERCGASYYGRAISSNPDTPTSEGSGVSNHFELNSQDGGFDFQLIPENDKQAMTSASDFFSPFGSDDRSSSSRSSSVLHQVDVHRESSDDGDFPQAVSETLNEPHSLGNLDSGLSSLPMSRLSSQEDAHVTSLDDFVVHVPTKHEDNSLDSGLHSQPQSCTSGAQGISLA